Within the Gloeobacter kilaueensis JS1 genome, the region ACCTGGAAAACTGCAATGCCGGGCTGCAAGCGCCCACCTTCAGTTCTTCAATCCGGTCGTCGCGATGCCGCGCACCAGTTGGCGCTGGCCCAATAAAAACAGGGCAACGACAGGCAGGGAGCTGATCACTGTCGCCGCCATCAGTACCGAAAAATCGGTGGCAAAGCGCTCTTGAAAGCGGCTGAGGGCCAGTTGCACGGTGAGCAGATTGCCCGCCGGGGCAAAGACCAGCGGCTTGAATAGATCGTTCCACTCGGCGATAAACGTAAAGAGCCCGAGGGTGACGAGGGCCGGGCGAGAAAGGGGCAACAGCACCTCCCAGAGCACCTGCAAGCGATTCGCCCCATCGATGAAGGCCGCTTCTTCGAGGGCGCGGGGCACACCCAAAAAAAACTGGCGCAACAGATAAATGCCGTAGCCGTTGGCCGCCGTCGGCAACACCAGCGCCCAGAAACTGTTGACCAGCCCGCCGGTTCTCAGCACCAGAAAGATCGGCACCACCAGCACCTGATAGGGAATGACGATCGTGGCGAGCACCAACAGCAGCACCCCCTGCCGCCCGCGAAAGTCGAGGCGGGCGAGGGCGTAACCGGCCAGGGCAGAGGTGACGATCTGCAGGGCCGTCACCGCAAGCGCTACCAGTGTCGTGAGGGCAAAGGCGAGGGGAAAATTTGCCCCGGCCCAGGCGGCCCGGTAGTTGGCCAGATTCCAGCGGCCCGGCGCAAGCCCGGTCACCAGTCCCCCCGGCTGCAGCGAGCCCACGACCACCAGCCCCAGGGGCAAAACGATCGTGACGGCTCCCAGAAGGACCACCAGCCAGCTCAGCGTCCGCCAGTTCAACCGGATTTTCCTCAAGACAAACAGGATTCTGACAGTCTGACGGCCAGAATGCAACCGGCTGCTGTGCGACAGCTACACTGTGGGGGCGCGTGCAGGATTGTGATGTCTGTCTCCCTGATTCCGCTTTATTGTCTGGCGGCAGCCGCTGCCCTCATCTATCTGCCGTTTGTGGTCGTCGCTTTTGCCCGCCTGCAGATTGGCCTCGACTACAGCGCTCCGCGTGCGATGTTCGACAAGTTGCCCCCCTACGCCCAGCGCGCCACTTGGGCGCACCAGAACGCCTTTGAATCGTTCCCGCTTTTTGCCGCTGCCGTGCTCATGGTCTACCTCACCCACCGCGAGGGTACTCTGGTCAATACCCTGGCTATCGCCTACCTGCCGGTGCGCCTTGCCTACAGCTTCTTTTACATCGCCGATATCCCGCCGCTGCGCTCTGCGATGTGGGCTCTCGGCATGGTCTGTATCGGTGGGCTGATGGCGATTGCGCTGCGGCTGGTGGGCTGAGCACAATAGGGCTTATTCACACTTGCGAGGACGGGTATGAAAGTGATCTTCCGCTTGGCTGTGCTTGTCAGTCTGGGGCTGGCTGCCCAACCCGCTTTCTGTCATGTCGCTCCCGCGCCCTCTAGGGGGACCGGCACGGTGGGGCGAGAAAACCGGGTGCTCATCGCCCAGTACCGCGACATCGTGGATACAGCCGCCGCGAACGGTTCCTTCAAGACCCTCGTCCAACTGCTGAAGCAGGCTGGGATCACCGAAGATCTCAAGGGCTTTGGCCGCTTCACCGTCTTTGCTCCCGACGACACCGCCTTCGCCGCCGTCCCTCCCGACATCTTGAAAATTCTCTCCGCCAACAGCGATCTGTTGGCCAAAGTGCTCACCTACCACGTCGTCGCCAACACCGAGCCTTACCTGGCCACCGACCTCAAGGGATCGCTGCGCACCCTCGAACGCAGCAAGGTGACGATCTCCTCGCGCAACGGCAGCCTCTACGTCAACGACGCCCGGATTACAAAGGCGGACGTGCCCGCCTCCAACGGCGTCATCCACGTCATCGACAAGGTGCTCATCCCCGACGATGTGCTGGTCGAAATCCGCAAGCTCCAGTCTGCCAGCACACCCTGAAACGTTCTCAATCTGACCACGGGGCGGAGCTGTACTCCGCAGAAAAGGGAAACCGTAAAAGAAATCAACCGCTCACCCCGGTTTGACAGTTCAAGGATATACCCGCGCTCAAACCGCCCGCGTCGCAAGACGAGTAAGCACGTCGTTGGAGCGCTGGATGAACTGGCCCATCGCCGCCGCGTCGAAGCTCTTTTGCGAGAGCAGGGCCAGATCGTAGACGTGCTGACAGATGAGCGATACGAGCTTTTCGTCGCCGCCGGTATCTTCCAGTCGCTGCAGATTCTGAATGAGCGGGTTGCTGGTGTTGACGACCAGAGTGTGGTCGTCTAAAAACTCCATCGGTTTTTGGTTGACCAGGGCGCTCATCTCCTTGATGCGCCGCAGCGACTCGGGCAACAGCAGCACCGCCGGGGTCGCCTCGGACTTGAGCGCTTCGGCGCGCACCTTCAGCCGGGCCTGGCCGAGTTTTTGCTGGAACAGCTCGATGAGTTGCTCGCTGCGGGTCTTGTTGGTATGGGGATCGACGATCTCGGCGGCCTTGTCCTTGTGGAGCACGCTCTCATCGAGGTCCGAATCGACGCGGGCAAAGCGCACGTCGCTATTTTGCCGCTCCAGAAACGAGACGAAGTGGCTGTCGATGTAGGCGTCGAGGACGAGCACCTCGATGTCTTGGGATTTCAACAGATCGATGTAGGGTGCCTGGGCACCGGTGTCGCTCGTGTAGTAGAGCTTACCGGCGGTGCGCTCCTTGTTGCGCTCGATGTAGTCGGAGAGCGTTGTGAAGCGGTCCTCGCCTGCGATCTCAAAGATCAAGATGTCCTTGACCTGTTCGTAGAACTTGTCGGAGTTCATCACGCCGTACTTGATGAACATGTTGATGTCCTTCCAGCACTGGACGTAGCGCTCGTAGTCCTCCTTGTAGAGTTCTTTGAGGCGGTCGCCGACTTTGCGGGTGATGTAATCGGCGATCCGCCGCACGGTGCGGTCGTTTTGCAAGAACGAGCGCGAGACGTTGAGGGGAATGTCGGGGCTATCGACCGCCCCCTGCAGGGGAGCAAGAAACTGGGGGATGATTTCTTCGACGTTGTTGCTCACGAAGACCTGATTGCAGAACAGGCGGGTCTGCCCCTTCGTCCAGTCGAGGTCCGCCCTGAGCCTGGGAAAGTAGAGAATACCCTGGAGGTTGAACGGGTAGTCGGTGTTGAGGTGAATCCAGAACAGGGGCTCCTCGCCCAGCGGGTAGAGGTAGTTGTAGAACTCCTTGTAGTCCTCGTCTTTGAGGCTACCTGGAGACTGGGTCCAGAGCGGTTTCTGGCGGTTGGCCCCCTCGCCGTTGAATAAAATCGGCACCGGCAGAAAGTCGCAGTAGTTGCGGATCAGGTCGCGGATTTTTGCCTCGTCGAGAAATTCGGCGCTCTCGTCGTCGATAAACAGTTTGACCGACGTGCCGCGCTCGGCGCGATTGGAGGAGGTGAGCTCAAAGGCGGTCGTGCCGTCACAGCTCCAGAGCACCGCCTCCGAACCGCTCTTGTAAGAAAGCGTGTCCAGCTCGACGCGGCGCGCCACCATAAAAGCCGAGTAAAAGCCCAGGCCAAAGTGGCCGATGATCTGCTGCTTGACATCGCCGCCCTGGTACTTTTGCAAAAACTCTTCGGCGCTGGAGAAAGCCACCTGATTGATGTACTTTTTGACTTCCTCGGCGGTCATGCCGATGCCGTTGTCGCTCACCGTCAGGGTTCTGGCGTCCTTGTCGAGATCGACGCGAATCTCGTACTCCTCGCCGCTCGTCTGAAATTCGCCCGAGTAGCCGATCAGGCGCAGTTTGCTGATCGCATCGGCGGCGTTTGAAATCAATTCGCGCAGGAAGATGTCCTTGTCGGAGTACAGCCAGCGCTTGATAATCGGAAAGATATTCTCGGTATGGACAGAGATACTGCCGGTTTCCTTCATCGGGCCCGCTTAGAACGCTCAGATCTCAAGATAGCAAGCGGACAGCCGCCTTTTTTTATCCGTCCCAGGGCAGTTGCTAGGATAAGCGGTAAATAGAAGCGCTGCGTCGTCTTTCTGGCGATTATCTCGATGGCCGATCTCGATACAGAAGCCTCCCAGGATTCTCCCCCCTTAACCCGCGCTGAGCAAAAAGCGAAGTTGCGCCCAGGCCGGCGCTCGCCCATCTGCCTCAACTGTGGCGAGCTGACGCCGAGCAATTTCTGTGCAGGCTGCGGCCAGGCCAACAGCACCTACCGCGTCTCGACCCGCCAGATCGTGGGCGACTTTATCAACGACTACTTCACCGTCGATCTGAAGTTTCCTAAAAGCGTCCTGCCGCTGCTTTTTAAGCCTGGATTTTTAACCAGCGAGTACATCGCCGGACGGCGGGCCCGCTATATTGCTCCGCTGCGCATGTACCTGTTTGTGAGCGTCGCCTACTTTTTTATCCTGAGCCTCGACGCCAACAACCTTAAATTCAGCGACCAGCCCCCCAAGCCACCCGTAGCGGCAAAGGCCGCCAAAGCGGGCGCTCCCCCAGCAAAAGGGCCGCCCGACAAAGGGGTTCTGGTCTTTCCCCAAAGCAAAGAACAGCAGCGAAGCGCAAAAGCGGAAGTCGATACTCTGGACTTTGAGAGCGGCAACCCTACCTTCGACGCTTTTATGAAAAATCGGGTGCGCGACAAGGTCTCCAGCTATACGGTGCCCAACGGCGGACAGCGGCTGGTTCAGGACGCCCTCGACAACGTTCCGATCGCGATGTTCGTGCTGTTGCCTGTATTCGCGCTGTTGCTCAAGTTACTTTACTGGCGCGGCCATCACTTCTACGCCGAGCACCTGATCTTTTCTTTGCATTACCACTCTTTTGTCTTTACGCTTTTGCTGCTCGTCGCTTTTGTTCACAATAGCCTCGTCTCCCTGCTCAACGAGGCGGTGCTCTGGTCGGTGGTGCCGCTGGCAATCCTGGTATATCTGGTCTGGGCGATGAAGACGGTCTACCGGCAGGGTCTGGGCAAGACCCTGGTCAAATTTGTCCTGTTGCTGTCCGGCTACAGCACCGCCATCGTTTTTTCGATCGTCCTGGTGGCGCTGCTGCTGTTCCTGCGCTGATCTTTCATCGCTTCTTCATAATGTCGTATTTGCTTGGGGCGATGATGAATGAAGAGACCCACCTGCCAGATCAAACCCCCGAGCGAACGCGCCCCTCCTATGCCCCGTTCCCACTGAGTCAGTCTTCTCTTTGCGCTTCGGACCCATCGGTTTCCAAGCACAGGGGGCCTTGCCCCCAGAGGCGCAAAGCGTGAACGTCGCCATTCGTCCCGCGTTGTCAATCGATAGCTGTAACTTCGCCGGTTTAGCCGGCGATTTTTTTATGGCCCGAAGCGGTAGCCCTGGCCATAGACGGTGTGGATCAAGGCCGTGGCGCTTTGTTTGTCGATCTTGCGGCGCAGAAGTTTGATCTGGGCGGCGACGACATTGCTGTTGGGTTCTGCACTCGCCTCCCAGACGTGTTCGAGGATCTGGTCGTGGGTGAGCAGCTGGCCTGGGTGGCGCATGAAGTACTCCAGAAGCTGGTACTCTTTGGCAGAAAGATCGATAGGCCGCTCGCCCCGGTGGGCGAGCTTGTTGCGCAGATCGAGCACCAGATCGCCCACGCGCAACTCCTCGCGCTGCAGTTGCGGTGGTCGGCGCAACAGCGCCCGCACCCGCGCCAGCAGTTCGCGCAGCTCGAAGGGTTTGACCAGATAATCGTCCGCCCCGGCGTCGAAGCCCTCGATCTTGTTGTCGATCGTGTCGCGGGCGGTGAGCATCAAAACTGGCGTCGAGCGGTCTGCGGCGCGCAGGCGGCGGCACAGTTCGAGGCCAGAAAGGCCCGGCAGCATCCAATCGAGGATAAGCAGGTCGTAGTTTTGAGTGGAGAGCAGCTCCCAGGCTCCTTCGCCGTCGTAGCTGAGATCGACGATATGGCCCTCGCGGCCCAGTAGAGCGCCGAGCGGATTGGCCAGTTCCACCTCGTCTTCGACCAGCAGCAGCCGCATCGCCTAGAATCCCCGCTGGAGCGCCTGACCGGACCCCTGGAACAGCAGGGCGGAGAGCAAAAAGTTGACGATAAAAATAGCGAGCAGCGCCGTCACCACCGCCTGGGTCGTCGAGCGGCCCACCCCACGGGCACCGCCGGTGGTGGTGAGCCCCCAGTTGGAGCCGATGAGCGCAATCATCACGCCAAATACCGCTGCCTTGATGAGCCCCGCGATTAGATCCCAGCTGTCGAGCAGGCGTTGGGCCGACTCGAGGTAGAGCGAGGCGGAGAGCTGGTAGAAGTTGGTGGTGATAAACAGTCCCCCCGCCAGCCCGGTGACATCGGCCACCACCGTCAATACCGGCACCATCACCGCGCAGGCGATTACCCTGGGCACCACCAGATAGTCGATCGGGTCGGTGCGCAGCACCTCCAGCGCATCGATCTGCTCGGTGACGCGCATGGTGCCCACCTCGGCGGCAAAGGCAGAACCGACCCGGCCTGCAATGATGACGGCGGTGAGCACCGGGGCCAGTTCGCGGGTGAGGGCGAGGGCGAGCACCCCGCCGATCGCCGAGGAGGCACCGAAGGTAATAAATTCGCGCGCCACCTGAATCGTGAAGACCATGCCGATCGTGATCGCAGTGATCACCGCCACCAGCACCGACTCGGTGCCGACCACCGCCAGTTGATCGACGGTGTTGCGCCAGTGGATGCGCCCGCGCACCAGATGCACGAAGACCTGGCCGGTCAGCAGGGCCGCCGAGAGCAATTTTTCGATCCATTCCATAGGGCTTCAGACGCCTCCCAGGCCGAGAGCCAGACCTGTCACCAGCATGCCAAAGACTAAAAAAGGCTGTGAGCTTGCCTGGTAGCGCACATCCCCCGCCACCGGATCGGCAAGAAACCGCTTTTGAAAGACAATCTGCGGCAGGACGAGGGCTGTGAGGATGGCGGCGTAGAGCCAGCTGTGCAGCACGAGCAGGTAGGCGAGCACCCCGATCTGAAAGACATCGATCATCGATACACAGATCCAGGCGGCCTTTTGGGTACCGAAGATCACCGGCAGCGACTTCAGCCCGAGGCGGCGATCGCCTTCGATACTCTTGAAGTCGTTGACGATTGCGATCCCCAGCCCGGCGAACGAATAAAACAGTGTCAAAGCGATGAGCGTCGGACTCAAGGTGCCGAACAGGGCGTGGCCGGCCCACCACGGTAGCGCGATATAGCTCGCCCCGAGGGCGTAGCTGCCGAGCCAGCCGTTTTGCTTGAGCTTGAGGGGCGGAGCCGAGTAGATATAGGCCACAAGAGCACCAAAGACCGTGAGGCCACAGAGCACAAAGGGCGTATGGCGCGCTCCGAAGGCCGCCCCGGCCCAGAGATCGAGGCCCAGCGCCACCGCGAGACCGAGAATGAGCAGCACCCAGATCTGAACGACGACCTGGCCCAGAGCGATTGCCCCAGAAGGAATGGGCCGGTAGGGTTCGTTGATCGCGTCGAGGTCGCGGTCGTAGTATTCGTTGAGCGTCTGGGTATAGCCCGCCAGCAGCGGTCCAGCCAGGATCATGCAGAAAAAGGCGGCCAGACAATGCTCCCCGTTCCACTGAAAGCGGCCCAGCCAGTTAAATTGACCGGCGGAAGCGGTGCCGCACAGTACTCCCCAGATAAGCGGAATCCAGGTGACAGGCTTCATCAGTTGCAGGCGAATCTGCCAGGGGGCGCGCTCGCGGCTGGCCTCCGCTCCCCGGATACCCAGCAGGCGACGGAGGCGGCGGGTATCCTTTTCGGTGTTCTCCATTGCTTCGCTGTGTGACGATTCAGTTCATCTTACGCCAGGCAGGCTCGGGCCCAGGCTCTCTGCTTGTGGCTATCATGGGGAGGTTCC harbors:
- a CDS encoding carbohydrate ABC transporter permease, with the translated sequence MNWRTLSWLVVLLGAVTIVLPLGLVVVGSLQPGGLVTGLAPGRWNLANYRAAWAGANFPLAFALTTLVALAVTALQIVTSALAGYALARLDFRGRQGVLLLVLATIVIPYQVLVVPIFLVLRTGGLVNSFWALVLPTAANGYGIYLLRQFFLGVPRALEEAAFIDGANRLQVLWEVLLPLSRPALVTLGLFTFIAEWNDLFKPLVFAPAGNLLTVQLALSRFQERFATDFSVLMAATVISSLPVVALFLLGQRQLVRGIATTGLKN
- a CDS encoding MAPEG family protein, with the protein product MSVSLIPLYCLAAAAALIYLPFVVVAFARLQIGLDYSAPRAMFDKLPPYAQRATWAHQNAFESFPLFAAAVLMVYLTHREGTLVNTLAIAYLPVRLAYSFFYIADIPPLRSAMWALGMVCIGGLMAIALRLVG
- a CDS encoding fasciclin domain-containing protein; the protein is MKVIFRLAVLVSLGLAAQPAFCHVAPAPSRGTGTVGRENRVLIAQYRDIVDTAAANGSFKTLVQLLKQAGITEDLKGFGRFTVFAPDDTAFAAVPPDILKILSANSDLLAKVLTYHVVANTEPYLATDLKGSLRTLERSKVTISSRNGSLYVNDARITKADVPASNGVIHVIDKVLIPDDVLVEIRKLQSASTP
- the htpG gene encoding molecular chaperone HtpG translates to MKETGSISVHTENIFPIIKRWLYSDKDIFLRELISNAADAISKLRLIGYSGEFQTSGEEYEIRVDLDKDARTLTVSDNGIGMTAEEVKKYINQVAFSSAEEFLQKYQGGDVKQQIIGHFGLGFYSAFMVARRVELDTLSYKSGSEAVLWSCDGTTAFELTSSNRAERGTSVKLFIDDESAEFLDEAKIRDLIRNYCDFLPVPILFNGEGANRQKPLWTQSPGSLKDEDYKEFYNYLYPLGEEPLFWIHLNTDYPFNLQGILYFPRLRADLDWTKGQTRLFCNQVFVSNNVEEIIPQFLAPLQGAVDSPDIPLNVSRSFLQNDRTVRRIADYITRKVGDRLKELYKEDYERYVQCWKDINMFIKYGVMNSDKFYEQVKDILIFEIAGEDRFTTLSDYIERNKERTAGKLYYTSDTGAQAPYIDLLKSQDIEVLVLDAYIDSHFVSFLERQNSDVRFARVDSDLDESVLHKDKAAEIVDPHTNKTRSEQLIELFQQKLGQARLKVRAEALKSEATPAVLLLPESLRRIKEMSALVNQKPMEFLDDHTLVVNTSNPLIQNLQRLEDTGGDEKLVSLICQHVYDLALLSQKSFDAAAMGQFIQRSNDVLTRLATRAV
- a CDS encoding DUF3667 domain-containing protein — protein: MADLDTEASQDSPPLTRAEQKAKLRPGRRSPICLNCGELTPSNFCAGCGQANSTYRVSTRQIVGDFINDYFTVDLKFPKSVLPLLFKPGFLTSEYIAGRRARYIAPLRMYLFVSVAYFFILSLDANNLKFSDQPPKPPVAAKAAKAGAPPAKGPPDKGVLVFPQSKEQQRSAKAEVDTLDFESGNPTFDAFMKNRVRDKVSSYTVPNGGQRLVQDALDNVPIAMFVLLPVFALLLKLLYWRGHHFYAEHLIFSLHYHSFVFTLLLLVAFVHNSLVSLLNEAVLWSVVPLAILVYLVWAMKTVYRQGLGKTLVKFVLLLSGYSTAIVFSIVLVALLLFLR
- the rppA gene encoding two-component system response regulator RppA — translated: MRLLLVEDEVELANPLGALLGREGHIVDLSYDGEGAWELLSTQNYDLLILDWMLPGLSGLELCRRLRAADRSTPVLMLTARDTIDNKIEGFDAGADDYLVKPFELRELLARVRALLRRPPQLQREELRVGDLVLDLRNKLAHRGERPIDLSAKEYQLLEYFMRHPGQLLTHDQILEHVWEASAEPNSNVVAAQIKLLRRKIDKQSATALIHTVYGQGYRFGP
- a CDS encoding MlaE family lipid ABC transporter permease subunit, whose amino-acid sequence is MEWIEKLLSAALLTGQVFVHLVRGRIHWRNTVDQLAVVGTESVLVAVITAITIGMVFTIQVAREFITFGASSAIGGVLALALTRELAPVLTAVIIAGRVGSAFAAEVGTMRVTEQIDALEVLRTDPIDYLVVPRVIACAVMVPVLTVVADVTGLAGGLFITTNFYQLSASLYLESAQRLLDSWDLIAGLIKAAVFGVMIALIGSNWGLTTTGGARGVGRSTTQAVVTALLAIFIVNFLLSALLFQGSGQALQRGF
- the chlG gene encoding chlorophyll synthase ChlG, with the translated sequence MENTEKDTRRLRRLLGIRGAEASRERAPWQIRLQLMKPVTWIPLIWGVLCGTASAGQFNWLGRFQWNGEHCLAAFFCMILAGPLLAGYTQTLNEYYDRDLDAINEPYRPIPSGAIALGQVVVQIWVLLILGLAVALGLDLWAGAAFGARHTPFVLCGLTVFGALVAYIYSAPPLKLKQNGWLGSYALGASYIALPWWAGHALFGTLSPTLIALTLFYSFAGLGIAIVNDFKSIEGDRRLGLKSLPVIFGTQKAAWICVSMIDVFQIGVLAYLLVLHSWLYAAILTALVLPQIVFQKRFLADPVAGDVRYQASSQPFLVFGMLVTGLALGLGGV